A DNA window from Amycolatopsis sp. DSM 110486 contains the following coding sequences:
- a CDS encoding TIGR03621 family F420-dependent LLM class oxidoreductase, which translates to MGNFKFGVSLRTVDSSFVGLCRRAEELGYDAISVPDHLGAGRPAPFPALVAAAAATSRPRVGTLVSNLPFYNVALFARDVANTWVLTGGRLELGLGSGHMKSEFDEAGLPWLKAADRIAYLRDGLAELRSRLGADLPPLLIAGNSDGVLSLAASDADIVGFAGLRQAPGKPPGTFVLDPASAMDARVAYFRSLAGGREIEYNMLVQRVVVTDDRRAAAAEWQALTDPEPGVDELLEAPQLLLGTVDEIVTQLVERRERYGFSYITVFDSMMETLAPVVARLRGR; encoded by the coding sequence ATGGGGAACTTCAAGTTCGGTGTCAGTCTGCGGACTGTCGATTCGTCGTTCGTCGGCTTGTGCCGGCGGGCCGAGGAGCTCGGGTACGACGCGATCAGCGTGCCCGACCACCTGGGCGCCGGCCGCCCCGCGCCGTTTCCCGCGCTGGTGGCCGCGGCGGCTGCCACTTCTCGACCGCGCGTGGGGACGTTGGTGTCGAACCTGCCGTTCTACAACGTGGCTTTGTTCGCGCGAGATGTGGCGAACACCTGGGTCCTGACCGGTGGGCGGTTGGAGCTGGGGCTGGGTTCGGGCCACATGAAGTCGGAGTTCGACGAGGCCGGGTTGCCGTGGCTGAAAGCTGCCGATCGGATCGCTTACCTGCGTGACGGCTTGGCCGAGCTGCGTTCTCGGCTCGGCGCGGATCTCCCGCCGCTGCTGATCGCGGGCAACAGCGACGGGGTGCTGTCGCTGGCGGCGTCTGATGCGGACATCGTGGGGTTCGCCGGTCTGCGCCAAGCCCCGGGTAAGCCGCCGGGGACGTTCGTGCTGGATCCGGCTTCGGCGATGGATGCGCGGGTGGCGTACTTCCGGTCACTCGCGGGAGGTCGGGAAATCGAGTACAACATGCTGGTCCAGCGGGTGGTCGTGACCGACGATCGCCGCGCCGCCGCCGCGGAATGGCAGGCGTTGACAGACCCGGAACCCGGCGTCGACGAGCTCCTCGAAGCTCCGCAGCTGTTGCTCGGGACGGTCGACGAAATCGTCACTCAGCTCGTCGAGCGCCGGGAACGGTACGGGTTTTCGTACATCACGGTTTTCGACTCGATGATGGAGACGCTGGCACCGGTGGTCGCTCGGTTGCGCGGCCGTTGA
- a CDS encoding ATP-dependent Clp protease proteolytic subunit has product MLRKRIVVLSAEIDDAIANTITAQLLLLEDADASADITFFINSPGGSVTAGMAILDTMDLVKPDVATCAMGLAAGMAQLLVSSGTPGKRSAIPQAVVALSLPQLQPDPSPVRLALLDKWTSEVVGLIAAGSGQPVERVRADAERQRRFTAAEALVYGLVDRVTENRARG; this is encoded by the coding sequence CTGCTGCGAAAGCGCATCGTCGTCCTGAGCGCCGAGATCGACGACGCGATCGCCAACACGATTACCGCGCAGCTGCTGCTCCTCGAGGATGCGGACGCGAGTGCCGACATCACCTTCTTCATCAACTCGCCCGGTGGCTCCGTCACGGCCGGCATGGCCATCCTCGACACGATGGACCTCGTCAAACCGGACGTCGCCACCTGCGCCATGGGGCTGGCCGCCGGCATGGCACAGCTGCTCGTGTCGAGTGGCACGCCCGGCAAGCGGTCCGCCATCCCGCAGGCCGTGGTCGCGTTGAGCCTTCCTCAGCTCCAGCCGGATCCGTCGCCGGTGCGGCTCGCTCTGCTCGACAAGTGGACCAGCGAAGTCGTGGGGTTGATCGCGGCCGGCAGCGGTCAACCCGTCGAGCGAGTTCGCGCGGATGCCGAGCGGCAGCGGCGATTCACCGCGGCCGAGGCCCTCGTGTACGGCTTGGTCGACCGGGTGACGGAGAACCGCGCACGGGGATGA
- a CDS encoding TetR/AcrR family transcriptional regulator: MPAPGRTRPTRAETRRRILDAAFQVFGDRGIAASKLTEVAAAAGLTKGAVYSSFASKDELVLALMEEHAAHRLSASLESFASAGTGAAGLADVAAVLMHEMRTDAVWHRLLAEFFALAHHDADRRLALRDRRRAVRRTIAAALERLASGFGFSLPLPAEEFAVILLALSNGLAVEGDIDDEAVPEGLLGRVLTLIAGDAVAAVRSAAESVAGD, encoded by the coding sequence ATGCCCGCACCGGGCCGCACGCGGCCGACGCGCGCTGAAACGCGCCGCCGAATCCTCGACGCGGCGTTCCAGGTCTTCGGCGACCGGGGCATCGCGGCCTCGAAACTGACCGAGGTCGCGGCCGCCGCCGGTCTGACGAAGGGGGCGGTCTACTCCAGCTTCGCGTCGAAGGACGAACTGGTGCTGGCGTTGATGGAGGAGCACGCGGCGCACCGGCTTTCCGCCAGCCTCGAGAGCTTCGCCTCCGCCGGCACCGGCGCGGCCGGCCTCGCGGACGTCGCGGCGGTGTTGATGCACGAAATGCGCACGGATGCGGTGTGGCACCGGCTGTTGGCGGAGTTCTTCGCCCTGGCGCACCACGACGCTGACCGCAGACTTGCCTTGCGCGACCGTCGCCGCGCTGTCCGGCGGACGATCGCGGCGGCGTTGGAGCGCTTGGCTTCGGGGTTCGGCTTCTCCTTGCCGTTGCCGGCCGAAGAGTTCGCGGTGATCCTGCTGGCGCTGAGCAACGGCCTGGCCGTGGAAGGGGACATCGACGACGAAGCCGTCCCCGAGGGCCTGCTGGGTCGCGTCCTGACGTTGATCGCCGGCGACGCGGTGGCTGCCGTGCGTTCCGCGGCGGAAAGCGTGGCCGGGGACTGA
- a CDS encoding triacylglycerol lipase — MRKLRTKAAVLAAVALVAAAFTAAPAQAAGGNNDPSCRPSAAHPRPVVFLHGLGATYYEDLNFLQSAVAAKGYCAFSQTYGAYPGFPVVGGLRPIADSAGEIKQFIGQVLAETGASQVDIVGHSEGGFQSLYVTKTQGIADKIGSVVSIAPPTHGTTFAGLTKLAYLLGQGERDAVGKALSTLGCPACDDLITDGAAVKKLTTGPIAQAGVKYTVITSRYDELVTPTDTSFVREPGVVNEYVQDTCPFDPVGHIGEAYDLNVWNLVTNALDPAHATKFFCTVGSPG, encoded by the coding sequence ATGAGGAAACTGCGGACCAAAGCGGCCGTGCTGGCCGCCGTGGCGCTCGTGGCGGCCGCGTTCACCGCCGCGCCCGCGCAGGCGGCCGGCGGCAACAACGACCCGTCGTGCCGCCCGAGCGCGGCGCACCCCCGGCCCGTGGTCTTCCTCCACGGCCTGGGCGCCACCTACTACGAGGACCTCAACTTCCTGCAGTCGGCCGTCGCGGCCAAGGGCTACTGCGCCTTCAGCCAGACCTACGGCGCCTACCCGGGCTTCCCCGTGGTCGGCGGCCTGCGCCCGATCGCCGACTCGGCGGGCGAGATCAAGCAGTTCATCGGCCAGGTGCTCGCCGAGACCGGGGCGTCGCAAGTGGACATCGTGGGTCACTCCGAGGGCGGCTTCCAGTCCCTCTACGTCACGAAGACTCAGGGCATCGCGGACAAGATCGGCTCGGTCGTGTCCATCGCGCCGCCCACGCACGGGACCACGTTCGCCGGCCTCACCAAGCTCGCGTACCTGCTCGGGCAGGGCGAGCGCGACGCCGTCGGCAAGGCCCTGTCCACGCTCGGCTGCCCCGCCTGCGACGACCTGATCACCGACGGCGCCGCCGTGAAGAAGCTGACCACCGGTCCCATCGCACAGGCCGGCGTGAAGTACACCGTGATCACCTCGCGCTACGACGAGCTCGTGACCCCCACCGACACGTCGTTCGTGCGCGAGCCGGGTGTGGTGAACGAATACGTGCAGGACACGTGTCCGTTCGACCCGGTGGGCCACATCGGCGAGGCGTATGACCTCAACGTCTGGAACCTCGTCACGAACGCCCTCGACCCGGCCCACGCCACGAAGTTCTTCTGCACCGTCGGCTCCCCGGGCTGA
- a CDS encoding NAD(P)-dependent oxidoreductase — protein sequence MSKLVVFGATGYAGGRITDEALRRGHAVVGVARKAEGLPAEVEARTGSMHDAGFVADVTKGADVIVIATPGRVNDEGQKLLDALPTLADAARAAGARLSFVGGAASLLVAEGGPRLLDTPDFPDAYKPEASSHAEVLAALRELPGDVEWFYVSPAAEFGAWNAGERTGSFRVGGDVLLSDEEGRSQIGGDDFAIAFVDEIDEPRHSRARFTVAY from the coding sequence ATGAGCAAGCTGGTGGTGTTCGGCGCGACGGGGTACGCCGGTGGCCGGATCACGGACGAGGCGCTGCGGCGCGGGCATGCGGTCGTCGGGGTGGCGCGCAAGGCCGAGGGCCTGCCCGCCGAGGTCGAGGCCCGCACGGGCTCGATGCACGACGCCGGGTTCGTCGCCGACGTGACGAAGGGGGCCGACGTGATCGTGATCGCGACCCCGGGCCGGGTGAACGACGAGGGGCAGAAGCTGCTCGACGCGTTGCCGACGCTCGCCGACGCGGCCCGCGCGGCCGGTGCGCGGCTGTCGTTCGTGGGCGGCGCGGCCTCGCTGCTCGTGGCCGAGGGTGGCCCGCGGTTGCTGGACACGCCGGACTTCCCGGACGCGTACAAGCCCGAGGCGAGCAGCCACGCCGAGGTTCTGGCCGCCCTGCGCGAGCTGCCCGGCGACGTCGAGTGGTTCTACGTGAGCCCGGCCGCGGAGTTCGGCGCGTGGAACGCCGGCGAGCGCACGGGGTCGTTCCGTGTGGGTGGCGACGTGCTGCTGTCCGACGAGGAGGGCCGTTCGCAGATCGGCGGTGACGACTTCGCGATCGCGTTCGTGGACGAGATCGACGAGCCGCGCCACAGCCGGGCGCGGTTCACCGTCGCGTACTGA
- a CDS encoding 50S ribosomal protein L25/general stress protein Ctc: MSEVRLSVEPRTEFGKGAARRTRRAGKIPAVLYGHGSDPRHFALPALEFARVVRENGSNAVLTLDLEGSSELALTKTIVVHPLKNYIEHVDLLVVRRGEKVTVDVPVVVTGTAGPGGLVNQDLGVVQIEVEALHIPDQIEVSVEGLEIGTQITAAQLTLPQGANLVTDGEALVVAVNEPQREETAGEEAATEGGEAPAGDAE; the protein is encoded by the coding sequence GTGTCCGAGGTACGTCTTTCCGTCGAGCCGCGCACCGAGTTCGGCAAGGGCGCCGCGCGGCGCACCCGTCGCGCCGGCAAGATCCCCGCGGTCCTCTACGGGCACGGCTCGGACCCGCGGCACTTCGCGCTGCCGGCCCTCGAGTTCGCCCGCGTCGTCCGTGAGAACGGCAGCAACGCCGTGCTCACCCTCGACCTCGAGGGCTCCAGCGAGCTGGCGCTGACCAAGACCATCGTCGTGCACCCGCTGAAGAACTACATCGAGCACGTCGACCTGCTCGTGGTTCGCCGCGGCGAGAAGGTCACCGTCGACGTGCCGGTGGTCGTCACCGGCACCGCCGGCCCGGGTGGCCTGGTGAACCAGGACCTCGGCGTCGTGCAGATCGAGGTCGAGGCCCTGCACATCCCGGACCAGATCGAGGTCTCGGTCGAGGGTCTCGAGATCGGCACCCAGATCACCGCCGCGCAGCTCACGCTGCCGCAGGGCGCGAACCTGGTGACCGACGGCGAAGCGCTGGTCGTGGCCGTGAACGAGCCGCAGCGTGAAGAGACCGCCGGCGAAGAGGCCGCCACCGAAGGCGGCGAGGCTCCCGCCGGGGACGCCGAATAA
- the pth gene encoding aminoacyl-tRNA hydrolase, which produces MSEDLPGAGELIVLAGLGNPGPQYAGNRHNVGFMVLDELATRIGGKFKAHKSGAEVLEGRLSGRRVVLVKPRSFMNLSGGPVVGAARFFKVEPSGVVVVHDELDVPFGALKLKLGGGDNGHNGLRSITKSLGTREYYRVRFGIGRPPGRQDPADFVLKDFSTVERKELPFEVSVAADAAEALVAKGLTTAQNEFHAG; this is translated from the coding sequence GTGAGTGAAGACCTGCCTGGGGCCGGCGAGCTGATCGTGCTCGCCGGCCTCGGTAATCCCGGGCCCCAGTACGCCGGCAACCGCCACAACGTCGGCTTCATGGTGCTCGACGAGCTGGCCACCCGCATCGGGGGCAAGTTCAAGGCACACAAGAGCGGCGCCGAGGTGCTGGAGGGGCGGCTTTCGGGCCGTCGCGTGGTGCTGGTGAAGCCGCGTTCGTTCATGAACCTCTCCGGCGGGCCCGTGGTCGGCGCCGCGCGGTTCTTCAAGGTCGAGCCCTCGGGCGTCGTCGTGGTGCACGACGAGCTCGATGTGCCGTTCGGCGCGCTGAAGCTCAAGCTCGGCGGCGGCGACAACGGGCACAACGGCCTTCGTTCCATCACCAAGTCGCTCGGCACGCGTGAGTACTACCGCGTGCGCTTCGGCATCGGCCGCCCGCCGGGCCGCCAGGATCCCGCCGATTTCGTGCTGAAGGACTTCTCGACGGTCGAGCGCAAGGAGCTCCCGTTCGAGGTCTCCGTGGCCGCCGACGCCGCCGAGGCGCTCGTGGCCAAGGGGCTCACCACGGCCCAGAACGAGTTCCACGCAGGCTGA
- a CDS encoding DivIVA domain-containing protein, translated as MSFTAEDLTEVTFGNAPIGRRGYAKQEVDEFVRRIAKTIAEEDDLTAAEVHHVMFNKPLIGKRGYDEREVDQFLDTVEEQLADLSGRRAPAVPGARDEHEATASRAPRPEVTENAESFQDR; from the coding sequence ATGTCGTTCACCGCCGAGGACCTCACCGAGGTCACCTTCGGTAACGCCCCGATCGGCCGCCGTGGCTATGCCAAACAGGAGGTCGACGAGTTCGTGCGGCGCATCGCGAAAACGATCGCCGAAGAGGACGACCTGACCGCGGCCGAAGTCCACCACGTCATGTTCAACAAGCCGCTCATCGGCAAGCGCGGCTACGACGAACGCGAAGTCGACCAGTTCCTGGACACCGTGGAGGAACAGCTGGCCGACCTGTCCGGCCGGCGCGCTCCCGCCGTGCCCGGCGCACGCGACGAACACGAGGCGACCGCCTCCCGGGCCCCGCGTCCGGAGGTGACGGAGAACGCCGAGTCCTTCCAGGACCGGTAG
- a CDS encoding fatty acyl-AMP ligase → MSRFVDTLVETATGRGQQRGMVTGEPKEPVRRTWAEVHDQAKKIAGGLVAGGLKPGSAVAVLAAAPVLIAPTVQAVWLAGGSVTMLHQPTARTDLAEWAEDTVKVLGMIGAGLVVLGEPFDQLAPVLAEKGIQHRLITELAEAEPLAEVVPTDEGATALLQLTSGSTADPKAVRITYGNLYTNVKAMVDRAEFDFDVDVMVSWLPTFHDMGMVGFLTVPMTFGVELVKITPVEFLTGPLIWPELISKYNGTTTAAPNFAYAIVGRRMARVEDDNAYDLSKLRIALNGAEPIDETAVQTFVDAGARFKMPAECVFPAYGMAEATLAVSFAPLFTGLTLDVVEADALEADDRAVPVPEGDSRRGTDAVRSFAVLGRPLDGLEASIVSADGSLLGDREVGEIRLRGPAVTPGYLTVDGPLDTQDADGWMKTGDLGYLIDGQIVICGRRKDVIIMGGRNLYPTDIERAATSVEGVRAGNAVAVRLDAGSRRERFAVVVESKLAGDADAERALSKQVAARVRDAVDMRPFAVVVLPAGSLSKTPSGKVKRAATAVQYADKIAHNADH, encoded by the coding sequence ATGAGTCGGTTCGTGGACACGCTCGTCGAGACGGCGACGGGGCGGGGTCAGCAGCGCGGCATGGTCACGGGCGAGCCCAAGGAGCCGGTTCGCCGGACGTGGGCCGAGGTCCACGACCAGGCCAAGAAGATTGCCGGTGGGTTGGTCGCGGGCGGGTTGAAGCCCGGGAGCGCGGTGGCCGTGCTGGCCGCGGCGCCGGTGCTCATCGCGCCCACCGTGCAGGCCGTGTGGCTGGCCGGCGGCAGCGTGACGATGCTGCACCAGCCGACGGCGCGCACGGACCTCGCCGAGTGGGCCGAGGACACGGTCAAGGTGCTGGGGATGATCGGCGCCGGGCTGGTGGTGCTGGGCGAGCCGTTCGACCAGCTCGCGCCCGTGCTGGCCGAGAAGGGTATCCAGCACCGCCTGATCACGGAGCTGGCCGAGGCCGAGCCGCTGGCCGAGGTCGTGCCCACCGACGAGGGCGCCACCGCGTTGCTGCAGCTCACCAGCGGTTCGACGGCCGACCCCAAGGCCGTGCGCATCACCTACGGCAACCTCTACACCAACGTCAAGGCCATGGTCGACCGCGCGGAGTTCGACTTCGACGTCGACGTGATGGTGTCGTGGCTCCCGACGTTCCACGACATGGGCATGGTCGGCTTCCTGACCGTGCCGATGACCTTCGGCGTGGAGCTGGTGAAGATCACGCCCGTCGAGTTCCTGACCGGCCCGCTGATCTGGCCCGAGCTGATCTCCAAGTACAACGGCACCACCACGGCCGCGCCGAACTTCGCGTACGCCATCGTGGGCCGCCGCATGGCCCGCGTCGAGGACGACAACGCCTACGACCTGTCCAAGCTCCGCATCGCACTCAACGGCGCCGAGCCGATCGACGAGACGGCCGTCCAGACCTTCGTCGACGCGGGCGCACGCTTCAAGATGCCGGCCGAGTGCGTGTTCCCGGCGTACGGCATGGCCGAGGCGACTCTGGCGGTGTCTTTCGCGCCGCTGTTCACGGGTCTCACCCTGGACGTCGTCGAGGCCGACGCCCTGGAGGCGGACGACCGCGCCGTCCCGGTCCCTGAGGGCGACTCGCGGCGCGGCACGGACGCGGTGCGCTCCTTCGCCGTGCTGGGCCGTCCGCTGGACGGCCTGGAGGCGAGCATCGTCTCCGCGGACGGTTCGCTGCTGGGCGACCGCGAAGTCGGCGAAATCCGCCTCCGCGGCCCGGCCGTCACCCCGGGCTACCTCACCGTCGACGGCCCCCTCGACACCCAGGACGCCGACGGCTGGATGAAGACGGGCGACCTCGGTTACCTCATCGACGGCCAGATCGTGATCTGCGGCCGCCGCAAGGACGTCATCATCATGGGCGGCCGCAACCTGTACCCCACCGACATCGAACGCGCGGCCACGTCGGTCGAGGGCGTGCGCGCCGGCAACGCCGTCGCCGTCCGCCTCGACGCGGGCAGCCGCCGCGAACGCTTCGCCGTCGTCGTGGAGTCCAAGCTGGCCGGCGACGCGGACGCCGAACGCGCGTTGTCGAAGCAGGTCGCCGCCCGCGTCCGTGATGCCGTGGACATGCGCCCGTTCGCCGTGGTGGTCCTGCCGGCCGGCAGCCTGTCCAAGACGCCCTCGGGCAAGGTCAAGCGCGCGGCGACTGCGGTGCAGTACGCGGACAAGATCGCGCACAACGCGGACCACTGA